One Paucidesulfovibrio longus DSM 6739 DNA segment encodes these proteins:
- a CDS encoding potassium channel family protein: protein MKFIPSQLVYFFQDRRAQRNLHSLIRFILLLCFFITVYSALFHILMEMEGQHHSWITGLYWTLTVMSTLGFGDITFISDIGKLFSICVLMSGIVFLLVMLPFTFIQFFYAPFLEAQTKSRAARELPEETSGHLIIVGSDLVALSLASLVKQYNYKYCVLVNEVNHALDLVDQGYNAVVGDADNAETYIRLRTDQAAMVVVLNDDMKNTNAVYTIREVSADVQVVTNADSEESVDILQLAGASHVFQFMHMLGEILARRTLGTGTRHNVIGSINNLKIAEAPAADTPFVGRSVKNSGLRSATNMNLVGLWEHGRLVSARPETVITSRSIMILAGTEEQLKGYDAYVGEAPSMEAPVLILGGGRVGQAAAQVLRQRAVDYKIVEKNPALIQNDTNSVLGSASDLDVLKTAGIDKAPSVFVTTHNDDLNIYLTIYCRRLRPDIHIISRATLDRNVSVMHKAGADLVMSYATMAANTIINLLSPGKVLTLTEGLNIFQVEVGASLAGKTLVESNVRAETGCSIIAVSRGEEMEVNPDPERPLDKGASLLVIGAAENEQRFLDKHGV, encoded by the coding sequence GTGAAATTTATTCCTTCCCAGTTGGTATACTTTTTCCAAGATCGACGCGCTCAGCGCAATCTGCATTCCCTCATCCGATTCATCCTGTTGCTGTGCTTCTTCATAACTGTCTACAGTGCGTTGTTCCATATCCTTATGGAAATGGAAGGACAGCACCACTCCTGGATCACCGGCTTATATTGGACGCTGACGGTCATGTCGACGCTTGGGTTCGGCGACATAACCTTCATATCTGATATAGGAAAATTATTTTCAATCTGTGTCCTTATGTCCGGTATTGTTTTCTTGCTGGTGATGCTGCCATTCACCTTTATTCAATTCTTTTACGCGCCATTTCTTGAAGCCCAGACGAAGTCCAGAGCCGCCCGCGAACTACCCGAAGAAACATCCGGGCATTTGATTATTGTCGGCTCCGATTTAGTGGCCCTCAGTTTGGCTTCGCTCGTTAAGCAGTACAACTACAAGTATTGCGTTCTGGTCAATGAGGTGAACCACGCATTGGATCTGGTCGATCAAGGATACAATGCTGTGGTGGGCGATGCCGATAATGCGGAAACATATATACGACTGCGAACTGATCAGGCGGCCATGGTTGTGGTCCTTAACGACGACATGAAGAATACCAATGCTGTCTACACGATCCGTGAGGTGTCGGCGGACGTACAGGTGGTAACCAATGCCGATTCCGAAGAATCGGTCGATATTCTTCAGCTGGCCGGGGCGAGCCACGTCTTTCAGTTTATGCACATGCTTGGTGAGATCCTCGCTCGGCGAACCCTGGGGACAGGCACCCGACATAATGTCATCGGCAGCATAAACAATTTGAAGATTGCCGAGGCACCCGCTGCGGATACGCCTTTTGTGGGGCGAAGCGTCAAGAATAGCGGTCTGCGTTCCGCTACCAACATGAACCTCGTCGGCTTATGGGAACATGGTCGGTTGGTGTCTGCCCGCCCGGAGACCGTTATCACTTCCAGATCGATCATGATTCTGGCCGGGACCGAGGAGCAGCTCAAGGGTTACGATGCCTATGTCGGTGAAGCTCCGTCCATGGAAGCTCCTGTGCTCATCCTCGGCGGCGGGCGGGTGGGGCAAGCCGCTGCGCAAGTGCTCAGGCAACGGGCTGTCGACTACAAGATTGTGGAGAAAAACCCCGCGCTGATTCAGAACGATACCAATTCTGTTCTTGGGAGCGCCTCAGATCTCGATGTGCTGAAAACGGCGGGCATTGATAAAGCTCCGTCGGTATTCGTCACCACTCACAACGACGACCTGAATATTTACCTGACGATTTATTGCCGGAGGCTCAGGCCGGACATTCATATTATCAGTCGGGCAACGCTGGACCGAAACGTTTCGGTAATGCACAAGGCCGGAGCCGATCTGGTCATGTCTTACGCCACCATGGCGGCCAATACGATTATCAACCTGCTGAGCCCGGGCAAAGTGCTGACCCTGACTGAGGGGCTGAATATATTCCAGGTCGAAGTGGGGGCCTCGCTTGCCGGGAAAACGCTCGTGGAAAGCAACGTTCGCGCTGAAACCGGTTGCAGTATCATCGCAGTGTCCCGCGGTGAGGAAATGGAAGTCAACCCTGATCCGGAGCGCCCGTTGGACAAAGGGGCAT
- a CDS encoding flagellin, producing the protein MSLSDQEKNFIYEYSTRLLSQDMLTNALFANSGVGRSLRDMMLAKQPVQPLTNPMEAALTGTLRADSAAVRQNARNVGEAANMMGTAKTAVAQISDALADMEDIIDKINQGELSASSSVVQADYDALRDKITGLISSTDYNGIYMLDGSQWGTDQIDSNGNVWIQAYKDGGFDVTFHNLDGIDWTQLSGAGLNTDINAQLAYVQSYASDVNAILDNYASKQSSLEYQQTQLSSQADLLDQAVANRSPETSALSTEQLLLNLILSETGRIVDESR; encoded by the coding sequence ATGTCTCTCAGCGACCAGGAAAAAAACTTCATCTACGAATATTCCACGCGCCTGCTCTCGCAGGACATGCTCACGAACGCCCTCTTCGCCAATTCCGGCGTGGGGCGATCCCTGCGCGACATGATGCTGGCCAAGCAGCCTGTGCAGCCGCTGACCAATCCCATGGAAGCCGCGCTCACCGGCACCCTGCGCGCGGATTCGGCCGCCGTGCGCCAGAACGCCCGCAACGTGGGCGAGGCCGCCAACATGATGGGCACGGCCAAGACCGCAGTGGCCCAGATTTCCGACGCGCTCGCGGACATGGAAGACATCATCGACAAGATCAACCAGGGGGAGCTTTCCGCCAGCAGCAGCGTGGTCCAGGCGGACTACGACGCTCTGCGCGACAAGATCACCGGCCTGATCTCCTCCACGGACTACAACGGCATCTACATGCTCGACGGCTCCCAGTGGGGCACGGACCAGATCGATTCCAACGGCAACGTCTGGATTCAGGCTTACAAGGACGGCGGCTTCGACGTCACCTTCCACAACCTCGACGGCATCGACTGGACCCAGCTTTCGGGTGCGGGGCTGAACACCGACATCAACGCCCAGCTCGCCTATGTGCAGAGCTACGCCTCGGACGTGAACGCCATCCTGGACAACTACGCCTCCAAGCAAAGCAGCCTGGAATATCAGCAAACCCAGCTCTCGTCCCAGGCCGACCTGCTGGACCAGGCCGTGGCCAACCGCTCGCCGGAAACCTCCGCCCTGAGCACGGAGCAGCTCCTGCTGAACCTGATTCTCTCGGAAACAGGCCGCATCGTGGACGAAAGCCGCTGA
- a CDS encoding iron-containing alcohol dehydrogenase, with amino-acid sequence MKEYMFQSPARIHFGRGAVSKSGTEAARFGKSALVVTGKGSSARTGSLDAVLASLKAAGVAATVYAQVESDPSVNTVEAGAKLARENGCDVIVALGGGSPLDAAKGIAMLLTNGGKVTDYEFKSPEKDGTPIIAVPTTAGTGSEITRFTVLTDTDRKVKMLIQGAGLIPKVALLDPELTLSMPAHVTAGTGMDALTHAIEAYISKIATPMTDVHALEAIRLIGENLIKAVHGPENMQAREGMLRGQMHAGLAFGNASVALVHAMSRPLGALFGIPHGQANAMLLPVVMDYNHSAAPERFRDIARALGENVDDLSLRDAARTAVLSVEELLEETGLENRLSAFGVKESDIDRLASDAAVNGSCNFNPRKPDKEEIAALYAAVL; translated from the coding sequence ATGAAGGAATACATGTTCCAATCACCGGCCCGTATCCACTTCGGCCGCGGCGCGGTTTCCAAATCCGGAACCGAGGCCGCCCGCTTCGGCAAAAGCGCCCTGGTGGTCACGGGCAAGGGTTCGTCCGCGCGCACGGGCAGCCTGGACGCGGTTCTGGCCTCGCTGAAGGCTGCGGGCGTGGCCGCCACCGTTTACGCCCAGGTGGAGAGCGACCCCAGCGTAAACACCGTTGAAGCGGGCGCAAAGCTGGCGCGCGAAAATGGCTGCGACGTGATCGTGGCCCTGGGCGGCGGCAGCCCCCTGGACGCGGCCAAGGGCATCGCCATGCTCCTGACCAACGGCGGCAAGGTCACGGACTACGAGTTCAAGTCGCCGGAAAAGGACGGCACGCCCATCATCGCCGTGCCCACCACCGCCGGCACCGGCTCGGAGATCACCCGCTTCACCGTGCTCACGGACACGGACCGCAAGGTCAAGATGCTCATCCAGGGCGCGGGCCTGATCCCCAAGGTGGCCCTGCTCGACCCGGAACTGACCCTGTCCATGCCCGCCCACGTCACCGCGGGCACGGGCATGGACGCCCTGACCCACGCCATCGAGGCATACATTTCCAAGATCGCCACGCCCATGACCGACGTGCACGCCCTGGAGGCCATCCGGCTCATCGGCGAAAACCTGATCAAGGCCGTGCACGGCCCGGAGAACATGCAGGCGCGCGAGGGCATGCTGCGCGGGCAGATGCACGCCGGGCTCGCCTTCGGCAACGCCTCCGTGGCCCTGGTGCACGCCATGTCCCGGCCCCTGGGCGCGCTCTTCGGCATTCCCCACGGACAGGCCAACGCCATGCTCCTGCCCGTGGTCATGGACTACAACCACAGCGCCGCTCCTGAGCGTTTCCGCGACATCGCCAGGGCGCTGGGCGAAAACGTGGACGATCTCAGCCTGCGCGACGCGGCCCGCACCGCGGTGCTGTCCGTGGAGGAACTCCTTGAGGAAACCGGGCTGGAAAACCGCCTTTCCGCATTCGGGGTCAAGGAATCCGACATCGACCGCCTGGCCTCGGACGCGGCCGTCAACGGCAGCTGCAACTTCAACCCGCGCAAGCCGGACAAGGAAGAAATCGCCGCGCTGTATGCGGCGGTGCTGTAG
- a CDS encoding ABC transporter permease, translated as MSILKRILIKLLWVAVVFFGITVISFWVIHLAPGSPTDLETQLNPTVTPEAQQRLAALYGLDKPIHEQYAAWVGRLVTFDFGQSLSGDHQPVWQKIKERLPLTFGMNVASLVLTLFISVPIGVLSAWRRGGAFDKSMTVLVFIGFAMPGFWLALLLMQAFGIWWNILPISGLTSLDFPRMGFFGQMWDLARHLALPIFIYTFGSLAGMSRFMRTSMLEVLRQDYIMTARAKGLPTRTVIFKHAMRNALMPVITILGLSVPGLIGGSVIIESIFALPGLGQLFYQAVMARDYPLIMGSLVLGAVLTLAGNLLADVGYGLADPRVRLAGRDA; from the coding sequence ATGTCCATACTCAAGCGCATCCTCATCAAACTTCTCTGGGTGGCCGTGGTCTTTTTCGGCATCACGGTCATCAGCTTCTGGGTCATTCATCTGGCTCCGGGCTCGCCCACGGACCTGGAAACGCAGCTCAACCCGACCGTGACCCCGGAGGCTCAGCAGCGCCTGGCCGCGCTCTACGGCCTGGACAAGCCCATCCACGAGCAATACGCGGCCTGGGTCGGCAGGCTCGTGACCTTCGACTTCGGCCAGTCCCTGTCCGGCGACCACCAGCCGGTCTGGCAGAAAATCAAGGAGCGCCTGCCCCTGACCTTCGGCATGAACGTGGCCTCCCTGGTGCTGACCCTGTTCATTTCCGTGCCCATCGGCGTGCTCTCCGCCTGGCGGCGGGGCGGCGCCTTCGACAAGAGCATGACCGTGCTCGTGTTCATCGGCTTCGCCATGCCCGGCTTCTGGCTCGCGCTGCTGCTGATGCAGGCTTTCGGCATCTGGTGGAACATCCTGCCCATTTCCGGCCTGACCAGCCTGGACTTCCCGCGCATGGGCTTTTTCGGGCAGATGTGGGATCTGGCCAGGCATCTGGCCCTGCCCATCTTCATCTACACCTTCGGTTCCCTGGCGGGCATGTCCCGGTTCATGCGCACGAGCATGCTGGAGGTGCTGCGCCAGGACTACATCATGACCGCCCGCGCCAAGGGCCTGCCCACGCGCACGGTCATCTTCAAGCACGCCATGCGCAACGCGCTCATGCCCGTGATCACCATTCTCGGCCTTTCCGTGCCGGGGCTCATCGGCGGCAGCGTGATCATCGAATCCATCTTCGCCCTGCCCGGCCTGGGCCAGCTCTTCTACCAGGCGGTCATGGCCCGCGACTATCCGCTGATCATGGGCTCGCTTGTGCTCGGCGCGGTGCTGACCCTGGCGGGCAACCTGCTGGCGGACGTGGGCTACGGACTGGCCGACCCGCGCGTGCGGCTGGCCGGGAGGGACGCATGA
- a CDS encoding ABC transporter permease, which yields MSRELKRRGFLSRQTLLLMGVLIVGSVSLAALLAPWIAPYPPNAIDVNAILLPPGPQHLFGTDALGRDIFSRMLWGGRVSLWVGFVAVGLSTAIGLVLGLMAGYFGKLADEIIMRIVDVMLCFPSFFLILAVIAFLQPSLLNIMIVIGLTSWMGVARLVRAETLTLRERDFVLAARVAGAGPGRIIFKHILPNALAPVLVSATLGVAGAILVESSLSFLGLGVQPPDPSWGNMLTEGKEVLGVASWLSIFPGLAILVTVLGYNLLGEGLRDLLDPRLKQ from the coding sequence ATGAGCCGCGAGCTGAAACGGCGCGGTTTCCTCTCGCGCCAGACCCTGCTCCTGATGGGAGTGCTCATCGTGGGTTCGGTTTCCCTGGCCGCGCTGCTCGCGCCCTGGATCGCGCCCTACCCGCCGAACGCCATCGACGTGAACGCCATTCTTCTGCCGCCCGGCCCGCAGCACCTCTTCGGCACGGACGCCCTGGGCCGCGACATTTTCTCGCGCATGCTCTGGGGCGGCCGCGTCTCGCTCTGGGTCGGGTTCGTGGCCGTGGGCCTGTCAACGGCCATCGGCCTCGTGCTCGGCCTCATGGCGGGCTACTTCGGCAAGCTCGCGGACGAGATCATCATGCGCATCGTGGACGTGATGCTCTGCTTCCCCAGCTTCTTCCTGATCCTGGCCGTGATCGCCTTCCTGCAGCCGAGCCTTTTGAACATCATGATCGTCATCGGCCTGACCTCCTGGATGGGCGTGGCCCGCCTGGTGCGGGCCGAAACCCTGACCCTGCGCGAGCGGGACTTCGTGCTCGCGGCGCGCGTGGCCGGGGCCGGGCCGGGCCGGATCATCTTCAAGCATATCCTGCCCAATGCGCTGGCCCCGGTGCTCGTCTCCGCCACCCTCGGCGTGGCCGGGGCCATCCTCGTGGAGTCCTCGCTCTCCTTCCTGGGCCTGGGCGTGCAGCCGCCGGACCCGTCCTGGGGCAACATGCTCACGGAAGGCAAGGAAGTGCTCGGCGTGGCCTCCTGGCTCTCCATCTTCCCCGGCCTCGCCATTCTCGTCACCGTGCTCGGCTACAACCTGCTCGGCGAGGGCCTGCGCGACCTGCTCGACCCAAGATTGAAACAGTAG
- a CDS encoding urease accessory protein UreH domain-containing protein, whose amino-acid sequence MPQEHVFLVALQSSLLLGLVHGVNPCGHSWLALAPFVSGERRASRVLALTGAFLGGTALACLLLGLTLGAVSTLFPPSFSYWLDIVAAAAIILLGLVLAVRPHLLHSHEHGHEHGHEHGHDHGHGHGQAHNHEHEQDRCRVHDSCDCAGSPGPSKLRKAAVPGLFAFGFVNMIVPCPTVAIMYSYALNSGSVWRSVAVFAAYALTTALAVGAVIWALFRAASWARRLDDHRFEEWIMRGIGLMTVAFGLYTLYQGI is encoded by the coding sequence ATGCCCCAAGAACACGTTTTTCTCGTGGCCCTGCAATCCTCCCTGCTTCTCGGCCTCGTGCACGGCGTCAACCCCTGCGGCCATTCCTGGCTGGCCTTGGCCCCGTTCGTTTCCGGCGAACGCCGCGCCTCCCGCGTCCTGGCCCTGACCGGGGCTTTTCTGGGCGGCACGGCCCTGGCCTGCCTGCTGCTGGGCCTTACCCTCGGCGCGGTTTCCACGCTCTTCCCGCCCTCGTTCAGCTACTGGCTGGACATCGTCGCCGCCGCAGCCATCATTCTGCTCGGACTGGTTCTGGCCGTGCGGCCCCACCTGCTGCACAGCCACGAACACGGCCACGAACACGGCCACGAACACGGGCATGACCACGGCCACGGCCACGGGCAAGCCCATAACCACGAACACGAGCAGGACCGCTGCCGCGTGCACGACTCCTGCGACTGCGCCGGTTCCCCCGGTCCTTCCAAGCTGCGCAAGGCCGCAGTGCCCGGCCTGTTCGCCTTCGGCTTCGTGAACATGATCGTGCCCTGCCCCACGGTGGCGATCATGTATTCCTACGCGCTCAATTCCGGAAGCGTCTGGCGCAGCGTGGCGGTTTTCGCGGCCTATGCCCTGACCACGGCCCTGGCCGTGGGTGCGGTGATCTGGGCGCTTTTCCGGGCCGCGAGCTGGGCGCGGCGGCTGGACGACCATCGCTTCGAGGAATGGATCATGCGCGGCATCGGCCTGATGACCGTGGCCTTCGGACTCTATACGTTGTATCAGGGCATTTGA
- a CDS encoding MarR family winged helix-turn-helix transcriptional regulator, translating into MTRKESDNLAQLIVEFYEKLSSWEHGVVRGTGLTPTQMHVIEILGAHQALRMKELAERMGVTTGTLTVVADKLEQRGLLRRRPNDQDRRSILVELTGAGQERFQEHDKLHADLTREIIADLSPEEAACLAACLGKINRVF; encoded by the coding sequence ATGACGCGGAAGGAATCGGACAATCTGGCCCAGCTCATCGTAGAGTTCTACGAGAAGCTCTCGTCCTGGGAACACGGAGTGGTGCGCGGCACCGGCCTGACCCCCACGCAGATGCACGTCATCGAGATTCTCGGCGCGCACCAGGCCCTGCGCATGAAGGAACTGGCCGAACGCATGGGCGTGACCACGGGAACGCTGACCGTGGTCGCGGACAAGCTGGAGCAGCGCGGCCTGCTGCGCCGCAGGCCCAACGACCAGGACCGCCGCTCCATCCTCGTGGAGCTGACCGGAGCCGGGCAGGAGCGCTTTCAGGAACACGACAAGCTGCACGCGGACCTGACCCGCGAGATCATCGCGGACCTCAGCCCGGAGGAGGCCGCCTGCCTCGCGGCCTGCCTGGGCAAGATCAACCGGGTTTTCTAG